One genomic window of Magnolia sinica isolate HGM2019 chromosome 3, MsV1, whole genome shotgun sequence includes the following:
- the LOC131241313 gene encoding uncharacterized protein LOC131241313 isoform X4, whose translation MMSSCLLLPVSRAHFPSRNFQTSLFPLGRGTNCFGFNDNGRKKRLKRERSSWCWRGIVCGILPVDPWAPTIDSQSIASQLFAASLLPYLGFLYFITKSKTSPKLTLFGFYFLLAFVGATIPAGIYAKVHYGTSLSNVDWLHGGAESLLTLTNLFIVMGLREALRKVKNAKESPSKFDSDMKEEKQSSI comes from the exons ATGATGTCAAGCTGCCTGTTGTTGCCTGTATCAAGAGCCCATTTCCCATCAAGAAACTTCCAAACAAGCCTATTCCCACTAGGAAGAGGCACCAATTGTTTTGGTTTCAACGACAACGGGAGAAAGAAAAGATTGAAAAGAGAAAGATCATCTTGGTGTTGGAGAGGGATTGTTTGTGGGATATTACCAGTGGATCCATGGGCACCGACCATAGACTCTCAGAGCATAGCATCACAGCTCTTTGCGGCTTCTCTCCTACCATATCTGGGTTTCTTGTATTTCATCACCAAATCAAAAACATCTCCTAAGCTCACTCTCTTTGGTTTCTACTTCTTGCTCGCCTTTGTGGGGGCCACTA TCCCGGCTGGAATTTACG CAAAGGTGCATTACGGAACTTCCTTGTCCAATGTCGATTGGCTACATGGTGGTGCAGAGTCGCTGCTCACTCTCACCAACTTATTCATTGTCATGGGGCTGAGAGAGGCACTGAGGAAGGTTAAAAATGCAAAAGAGAGCCCATCTAAATTTGACTCAGACATGAAAGAGGAGAAGCAATCTTCTATCTA G
- the LOC131241313 gene encoding uncharacterized protein LOC131241313 isoform X5 gives MMSSCLLLPVSRAHFPSRNFQTSLFPLGRGTNCFGFNDNGRKKRLKRERSSWCWRGIVCGILPVDPWAPTIDSQSIASQLFAASLLPYLGFLYFITKSKTSPKLTLFGFYFLLAFVGATMICIFKTLLIPFMFSCRGSIVQSRLEFTQRCITELPCPMSIGYMVVQSRCSLSPTYSLSWG, from the exons ATGATGTCAAGCTGCCTGTTGTTGCCTGTATCAAGAGCCCATTTCCCATCAAGAAACTTCCAAACAAGCCTATTCCCACTAGGAAGAGGCACCAATTGTTTTGGTTTCAACGACAACGGGAGAAAGAAAAGATTGAAAAGAGAAAGATCATCTTGGTGTTGGAGAGGGATTGTTTGTGGGATATTACCAGTGGATCCATGGGCACCGACCATAGACTCTCAGAGCATAGCATCACAGCTCTTTGCGGCTTCTCTCCTACCATATCTGGGTTTCTTGTATTTCATCACCAAATCAAAAACATCTCCTAAGCTCACTCTCTTTGGTTTCTACTTCTTGCTCGCCTTTGTGGGGGCCACTA TGATTTGCATTTTCAAAACTCTGCTGATACCTTTCATGTTTTCCTGCCGCGGGTCCATTGTGCAGTCCCGGCTGGAATTTACG CAAAGGTGCATTACGGAACTTCCTTGTCCAATGTCGATTGGCTACATGGTGGTGCAGAGTCGCTGCTCACTCTCACCAACTTATTCATTGTCATGGGGCTGA
- the LOC131241313 gene encoding uncharacterized protein LOC131241313 isoform X2 yields MMSSCLLLPVSRAHFPSRNFQTSLFPLGRGTNCFGFNDNGRKKRLKRERSSWCWRGIVCGILPVDPWAPTIDSQSIASQLFAASLLPYLGFLYFITKSKTSPKLTLFGFYFLLAFVGATTKVHYGTSLSNVDWLHGGAESLLTLTNLFIVMGLREALRKVKNAKESPSKFDSDMKEEKQFLPRPPKKQKRKIYNLGWN; encoded by the exons ATGATGTCAAGCTGCCTGTTGTTGCCTGTATCAAGAGCCCATTTCCCATCAAGAAACTTCCAAACAAGCCTATTCCCACTAGGAAGAGGCACCAATTGTTTTGGTTTCAACGACAACGGGAGAAAGAAAAGATTGAAAAGAGAAAGATCATCTTGGTGTTGGAGAGGGATTGTTTGTGGGATATTACCAGTGGATCCATGGGCACCGACCATAGACTCTCAGAGCATAGCATCACAGCTCTTTGCGGCTTCTCTCCTACCATATCTGGGTTTCTTGTATTTCATCACCAAATCAAAAACATCTCCTAAGCTCACTCTCTTTGGTTTCTACTTCTTGCTCGCCTTTGTGGGGGCCACTA CAAAGGTGCATTACGGAACTTCCTTGTCCAATGTCGATTGGCTACATGGTGGTGCAGAGTCGCTGCTCACTCTCACCAACTTATTCATTGTCATGGGGCTGAGAGAGGCACTGAGGAAGGTTAAAAATGCAAAAGAGAGCCCATCTAAATTTGACTCAGACATGAAAGAGGAGAAGCAAT TTTTGCCTCGGCCGCCCAAGAAACAAAAACGGAAGATTTATAATCTAGGATGGAATTGA
- the LOC131241313 gene encoding uncharacterized protein LOC131241313 isoform X1, which translates to MMSSCLLLPVSRAHFPSRNFQTSLFPLGRGTNCFGFNDNGRKKRLKRERSSWCWRGIVCGILPVDPWAPTIDSQSIASQLFAASLLPYLGFLYFITKSKTSPKLTLFGFYFLLAFVGATIPAGIYAKVHYGTSLSNVDWLHGGAESLLTLTNLFIVMGLREALRKVKNAKESPSKFDSDMKEEKQFLPRPPKKQKRKIYNLGWN; encoded by the exons ATGATGTCAAGCTGCCTGTTGTTGCCTGTATCAAGAGCCCATTTCCCATCAAGAAACTTCCAAACAAGCCTATTCCCACTAGGAAGAGGCACCAATTGTTTTGGTTTCAACGACAACGGGAGAAAGAAAAGATTGAAAAGAGAAAGATCATCTTGGTGTTGGAGAGGGATTGTTTGTGGGATATTACCAGTGGATCCATGGGCACCGACCATAGACTCTCAGAGCATAGCATCACAGCTCTTTGCGGCTTCTCTCCTACCATATCTGGGTTTCTTGTATTTCATCACCAAATCAAAAACATCTCCTAAGCTCACTCTCTTTGGTTTCTACTTCTTGCTCGCCTTTGTGGGGGCCACTA TCCCGGCTGGAATTTACG CAAAGGTGCATTACGGAACTTCCTTGTCCAATGTCGATTGGCTACATGGTGGTGCAGAGTCGCTGCTCACTCTCACCAACTTATTCATTGTCATGGGGCTGAGAGAGGCACTGAGGAAGGTTAAAAATGCAAAAGAGAGCCCATCTAAATTTGACTCAGACATGAAAGAGGAGAAGCAAT TTTTGCCTCGGCCGCCCAAGAAACAAAAACGGAAGATTTATAATCTAGGATGGAATTGA
- the LOC131241313 gene encoding uncharacterized protein LOC131241313 isoform X3, translating into MMSSCLLLPVSRAHFPSRNFQTSLFPLGRGTNCFGFNDNGRKKRLKRERSSWCWRGIVCGILPVDPWAPTIDSQSIASQLFAASLLPYLGFLYFITKSKTSPKLTLFGFYFLLAFVGATIPAGIYAKVHYGTSLSNVDWLHGGAESLLTLTNLFIVMGLREALRKVKNAKESPSKFDSDMKEEKQSSI; encoded by the exons ATGATGTCAAGCTGCCTGTTGTTGCCTGTATCAAGAGCCCATTTCCCATCAAGAAACTTCCAAACAAGCCTATTCCCACTAGGAAGAGGCACCAATTGTTTTGGTTTCAACGACAACGGGAGAAAGAAAAGATTGAAAAGAGAAAGATCATCTTGGTGTTGGAGAGGGATTGTTTGTGGGATATTACCAGTGGATCCATGGGCACCGACCATAGACTCTCAGAGCATAGCATCACAGCTCTTTGCGGCTTCTCTCCTACCATATCTGGGTTTCTTGTATTTCATCACCAAATCAAAAACATCTCCTAAGCTCACTCTCTTTGGTTTCTACTTCTTGCTCGCCTTTGTGGGGGCCACTA TCCCGGCTGGAATTTACG CAAAGGTGCATTACGGAACTTCCTTGTCCAATGTCGATTGGCTACATGGTGGTGCAGAGTCGCTGCTCACTCTCACCAACTTATTCATTGTCATGGGGCTGAGAGAGGCACTGAGGAAGGTTAAAAATGCAAAAGAGAGCCCATCTAAATTTGACTCAGACATGAAAGAGGAGAAGCAATCTTCTATCTAG